One Pseudoalteromonas sp. UG3-2 DNA window includes the following coding sequences:
- a CDS encoding ABC transporter permease, which yields MFKYGVALKSIWIKECIRFLRIWVQTLVPPAITMTLYFVIFGSLIGSRIGEMGGFSYMEFIVPGLIMMSVITNSYSNVASSFYSTKFQKSIEELLVAPVPNYIIVLGYMGGGMARGMLVGLLVTLVSLFFVDIQIHNLAVIVLTVILTSAVFALGGLINAVFANSFDDISIIPTFVLTPLTYLGGVFYSITLLPEFWQGVSQINPIIYMVNAFRFGFLGVSDVDITVAFSVLGVFICGLFFVALQLIKRGVGLRH from the coding sequence GTGTTTAAATACGGCGTCGCGTTAAAAAGTATTTGGATTAAAGAGTGTATTCGGTTTTTGCGCATTTGGGTGCAAACCCTAGTGCCACCGGCCATTACCATGACATTGTACTTTGTTATTTTTGGCAGCCTCATCGGCTCGCGCATTGGTGAAATGGGTGGCTTTAGTTACATGGAGTTCATTGTCCCAGGCCTTATTATGATGTCGGTGATCACTAACTCCTACTCCAATGTGGCTTCGAGCTTTTATTCCACAAAATTTCAAAAGAGCATTGAAGAGCTATTAGTAGCCCCCGTACCAAACTATATTATTGTGCTGGGTTACATGGGCGGAGGAATGGCTCGTGGCATGTTGGTGGGACTGTTAGTGACACTGGTGAGTTTATTTTTTGTTGATATTCAAATTCATAATTTGGCGGTGATTGTGCTGACGGTGATTTTAACCTCGGCGGTATTTGCCCTCGGCGGTTTAATCAATGCGGTGTTCGCCAATAGCTTTGATGACATCAGCATTATTCCAACCTTTGTGTTAACCCCACTGACGTACCTCGGTGGCGTGTTCTACTCTATCACTTTGCTGCCAGAGTTTTGGCAGGGAGTGTCGCAGATCAACCCGATCATTTATATGGTTAACGCCTTTCGCTTTGGCTTTTTAGGGGTGTCGGATGTGGATATTACCGTGGCGTTCTCTGTGCTAGGCGTATTTATTTGTGGCTTGTTCTTTGTTGCTCTGCAGCTTATCAAGCGCGGTGTTGGCCTAAGACATTAA
- the trmB gene encoding tRNA (guanine(46)-N(7))-methyltransferase TrmB has translation MTEANSRSITTNQQGLHDKLDDIVLKHVAAEFKKPIAAHTQTAFDEVNAQVQVFTGPIILDSCCGVGESTANLAKRHPDALIIGIDKSAHRLEKHDVEYKQTEQGQYMLVQADLNDFWRLAVAAKWQISHHYLLYPNPWPKAKHIRRRWHGSAVFPFIIKLGGQLELRSNWDIYVKEFARALALCNINAEVEPYSSDEAITPFERKYWASGQSSTRLRVNLESAK, from the coding sequence ATGACAGAAGCAAATTCTCGTTCTATTACCACCAATCAGCAAGGCCTGCACGACAAGCTGGATGACATAGTGCTAAAGCATGTGGCAGCTGAGTTTAAAAAGCCCATTGCCGCCCACACGCAAACGGCCTTTGATGAAGTGAATGCGCAAGTGCAGGTATTTACTGGGCCTATTATTCTTGATTCGTGCTGCGGGGTTGGTGAGAGCACGGCTAATTTAGCCAAGCGCCACCCAGATGCCTTAATCATTGGTATTGATAAGTCAGCGCATCGCTTGGAAAAACACGACGTTGAGTATAAGCAAACGGAGCAAGGCCAGTACATGCTGGTTCAGGCCGACCTCAATGACTTTTGGCGCTTAGCTGTGGCGGCAAAATGGCAGATAAGCCATCATTACTTGCTCTATCCCAACCCTTGGCCCAAAGCCAAGCACATTCGGAGACGTTGGCATGGCAGTGCGGTATTCCCCTTTATTATTAAACTGGGTGGTCAGCTGGAGCTGCGCAGTAATTGGGATATTTATGTCAAAGAGTTTGCTCGAGCATTAGCGCTTTGCAACATTAACGCCGAGGTTGAGCCCTACAGTAGTGATGAAGCGATCACACCGTTTGAACGCAAGTACTGGGCCAGTGGCCAATCGAGTACTCGCCTTCGTGTTAACCTAGAGTCAGCTAAATAA
- a CDS encoding EAL domain-containing protein — translation MNTRSLVQPLKSRLKRPNHFFKPVNNWLGFTTRLPSAWLLLASVVFIAALSTYVVASYYETRSDIMARIDAQLIDAAQSANVIVGQQYHQQSDSVSREQFQKKSQELTQLANALGVEYVYTMELKPPHVHFTASSFTAQDIRLNRLTQYHDIYSEASVTLKSAFHSTEPVFEVAQDQWGYFKSVFIPFVLPDGSTYIAGADITIHDLESRLHASVVAAAIDASFFLVLFLVVMSLYFIYYRKTLTTDSRTGFGNRIALQQALKNSKSQHLCLSVVWVKELEDIMSFYGTEVGDNIMAKVMHYFSEFTQPFAVYRVTTSKLALLTSVENGERFLANLSESFPSTKPIYEAPHLYVNLCAGVAKGNCALLLENAFLALRQAQQQNLSVCYFETQRQLNPQQQVENLRLTRLLQHACESDRIIPFYTARRASFDQNNIQYFCTARVLSEHGAIIDINEFYPVIQQPKLHGKITMKLLELCFTRFRKSNHAWALTLSHSEAADPEYFDFLCQLLRRYPQPQLITFEFDESDVLKNFSDMSLIMQSLKTKGAQVAVSGVNSGFLTVSRLLKLPLDAICLDEGSCELLIEDPTLQSSIADQAKHCNAKRITLTVTGVNSSKQAEVLIALGVTRLQGDWVAKPSGHINIDTNAVHN, via the coding sequence ATGAATACTCGGAGCTTGGTTCAGCCGTTAAAGTCGCGCTTAAAGCGCCCCAACCACTTTTTTAAACCGGTTAACAATTGGCTGGGGTTTACCACTCGATTGCCATCCGCTTGGTTACTATTAGCTTCGGTGGTTTTTATTGCTGCGCTATCCACCTATGTGGTTGCCAGTTATTATGAAACGCGCAGCGATATTATGGCGCGTATTGATGCCCAACTGATTGATGCCGCGCAAAGTGCCAATGTCATTGTCGGCCAGCAGTATCATCAGCAGAGCGACTCGGTGTCGCGTGAGCAGTTCCAGAAAAAAAGCCAGGAACTCACGCAATTAGCCAACGCATTAGGGGTTGAGTACGTTTACACCATGGAGCTGAAACCGCCCCATGTGCATTTTACCGCCTCGAGCTTTACCGCCCAAGATATTAGGCTAAATCGCCTCACTCAATATCATGATATTTACTCTGAAGCGTCGGTTACGCTAAAAAGCGCATTCCACTCCACCGAGCCGGTATTTGAAGTAGCCCAAGACCAATGGGGCTACTTTAAAAGCGTGTTTATTCCCTTTGTGCTCCCCGACGGCAGTACCTACATTGCAGGCGCCGATATTACCATCCATGATTTAGAATCGCGTTTACACGCCAGTGTAGTGGCCGCCGCCATCGATGCCAGTTTCTTTTTAGTGCTGTTTTTAGTAGTGATGAGTTTGTACTTTATTTACTACCGCAAAACCTTAACCACAGACAGCCGTACTGGATTTGGCAACCGCATCGCCTTGCAGCAAGCCCTTAAGAACTCCAAGTCACAGCACCTGTGTTTGAGTGTTGTTTGGGTAAAAGAACTTGAAGATATTATGAGTTTTTATGGCACTGAGGTGGGAGATAATATCATGGCTAAAGTCATGCATTACTTTTCTGAGTTTACCCAGCCTTTTGCAGTGTATCGCGTCACTACCTCAAAATTGGCGCTATTAACCAGCGTTGAAAATGGCGAGCGCTTTTTAGCTAACTTAAGTGAGTCTTTTCCTAGCACTAAACCCATTTATGAAGCGCCACACTTATATGTAAACCTATGTGCCGGTGTTGCTAAGGGCAATTGCGCCCTACTGCTCGAAAATGCTTTTTTAGCACTGCGGCAAGCACAACAGCAAAACCTGAGCGTGTGTTACTTTGAGACCCAGCGGCAACTCAATCCGCAACAGCAAGTGGAGAACTTACGCTTAACTCGATTGTTGCAGCATGCCTGTGAGTCGGATCGCATCATCCCATTTTACACCGCCAGACGGGCCAGCTTTGACCAAAACAATATTCAGTATTTTTGCACTGCAAGAGTATTAAGTGAACATGGCGCGATCATTGATATCAATGAGTTTTACCCGGTAATACAGCAGCCGAAACTACACGGCAAAATAACCATGAAGCTGTTAGAGCTCTGCTTTACGCGGTTTCGTAAAAGTAATCACGCATGGGCACTAACACTTAGCCACAGTGAGGCCGCCGATCCGGAATACTTTGACTTTTTGTGCCAGCTACTTAGACGCTATCCACAGCCCCAGTTAATCACATTCGAATTTGATGAAAGTGACGTATTAAAAAACTTTAGCGACATGAGTTTAATCATGCAATCGCTTAAAACCAAGGGGGCTCAAGTTGCGGTCAGTGGAGTAAACAGCGGCTTTTTAACGGTTAGCCGCTTATTAAAACTGCCTCTGGATGCCATCTGCTTAGATGAGGGAAGCTGCGAACTGCTGATTGAAGACCCAACGTTGCAAAGCTCCATCGCCGATCAGGCCAAACATTGTAATGCCAAGCGCATCACTTTAACGGTAACAGGGGTAAATTCAAGTAAGCAAGCTGAAGTGTTAATTGCACTGGGCGTCACCCGGTTGCAAGGTGACTGGGTAGCTAAGCCCAGTGGTCACATTAATATCGACACCAATGCAGTGCACAATTAA
- the panP gene encoding pyridoxal-dependent aspartate 1-decarboxylase PanP, protein MGPKRCAVASEESLMRIFTVPEAPDSTLSRIEQEISSNLAGFLNENIAAVEKPLHEIEKDFQSAVIPEVPMFVSDYAQDIMEQLVAHSVHTAAPSFIGHMTSALPHFVLPLSKLMVGLNQNLVKIETSKAFTPLERQVLGMMHHLAYGESDTFYDKWMHSAKTSLGAFCSGGTVANITALWIARNRLLKADGEFKGIAAQGMVAAMLHYGYRGLAVLVSERGHYSLGKAADVLGLGRDNFISVPTGSDNRVDVAAMREKAQQLQAQGIKVMALVGVAGTTETGNIDPLHDMADLATELDCHFHVDAAWGGATLLSNNNRHLLNGIERADSITIDAHKQMYVPMGAGMVLFKDPAASDAIEHHAEYILRKGSKDLGSHTLEGSRPGMAMLVHACLRVIGRQGYEMLIDKGIEKARYFAELIKQTADFELISEPELCILTYRYVPEPIKQAIAKADEQEKIDIYAALNRFTASMQKRQREAGRSFVSRTRLTPEQYDHQPTVVFRVVLANPLTSEEMLKEIMAEQQELAASDPVFKKYLAKYLP, encoded by the coding sequence ATGGGTCCAAAGCGTTGTGCCGTTGCATCTGAAGAAAGCTTAATGCGTATATTTACTGTGCCTGAAGCACCAGATTCAACCTTAAGCAGAATCGAGCAAGAAATCTCGAGCAATTTGGCTGGCTTTTTAAATGAAAACATAGCGGCCGTCGAAAAGCCATTGCACGAAATTGAAAAAGATTTCCAGTCTGCGGTGATCCCAGAAGTGCCGATGTTTGTCTCTGACTACGCACAAGATATTATGGAGCAGCTGGTGGCACATTCAGTGCACACCGCTGCACCTAGCTTTATTGGCCATATGACCTCGGCACTGCCGCATTTTGTGCTGCCCTTATCAAAGCTCATGGTGGGGCTGAATCAAAACCTAGTTAAGATCGAAACCTCAAAAGCCTTTACGCCCCTTGAGCGTCAAGTGTTGGGCATGATGCATCACCTAGCCTATGGTGAAAGCGATACCTTTTACGATAAGTGGATGCATAGCGCTAAAACTTCGTTAGGGGCTTTTTGTTCCGGAGGCACTGTGGCGAATATCACCGCACTGTGGATTGCACGGAACCGTTTATTAAAAGCCGATGGCGAGTTTAAGGGCATTGCAGCTCAGGGCATGGTGGCTGCTATGTTGCACTATGGCTACCGTGGATTGGCGGTATTAGTATCTGAGCGCGGCCATTATTCTCTAGGCAAAGCCGCCGATGTTTTGGGCTTAGGACGCGATAACTTTATTTCAGTCCCCACAGGCAGTGATAACCGCGTAGATGTTGCTGCCATGCGTGAAAAGGCGCAGCAGCTACAAGCGCAGGGGATCAAGGTAATGGCTTTGGTGGGCGTGGCTGGTACCACGGAAACCGGAAATATCGATCCACTTCATGACATGGCCGATTTAGCAACCGAGTTAGACTGCCATTTTCACGTCGATGCCGCATGGGGTGGAGCCACTTTACTGTCTAACAATAACCGTCATTTACTCAATGGCATTGAGCGGGCAGACTCCATTACCATAGATGCCCACAAACAAATGTATGTGCCAATGGGGGCGGGCATGGTGTTATTTAAAGACCCCGCCGCTTCTGACGCCATTGAACACCATGCCGAGTACATTCTCCGTAAAGGCTCAAAAGACTTAGGCAGTCACACCTTGGAGGGCAGTCGTCCGGGCATGGCGATGCTAGTTCATGCTTGCTTGCGAGTGATAGGGCGGCAAGGTTATGAAATGCTGATTGATAAGGGCATTGAAAAGGCGCGTTATTTTGCAGAATTGATCAAGCAAACTGCGGATTTTGAGCTGATCTCAGAACCTGAACTTTGTATTCTTACCTATCGTTATGTGCCAGAGCCAATCAAGCAAGCCATCGCCAAAGCCGATGAACAAGAAAAAATAGACATCTATGCTGCGCTCAATCGTTTCACCGCTAGCATGCAAAAACGCCAACGTGAGGCGGGACGCTCGTTTGTTTCTCGAACTCGGTTGACACCAGAGCAGTACGATCACCAGCCTACGGTGGTGTTTCGGGTTGTTTTAGCCAATCCGTTGACCTCAGAAGAGATGTTAAAAGAGATCATGGCGGAACAGCAAGAGTTAGCGGCCAGCGATCCGGTGTTTAAGAAATATCTCGCCAAATACCTCCCTTAA